In the genome of Sciurus carolinensis chromosome 3, mSciCar1.2, whole genome shotgun sequence, one region contains:
- the Ccdc42 gene encoding coiled-coil domain-containing protein 42 isoform X2 — translation MSLGIMEEEDLAEYFRLQYGERLLQLLQKFPNADEQSDSPSIQLLEKKKEAKIMHHAMEQKKETFKRRMETLNLRWEELGVKEEQLKAHIQKFEQFIQENDQKRIRALKKANKERELKRQRLRELAKAKQEMAALRLEHQRLSVKLQNYSIFNKYLEKVVENSEESRWAHIQNTAAKKTLLLGTIKMATLNLFQIVSRQLKETAQVSLEDTHKQLDMIQQFIQDLSDIWAEVKRKEQQQIRV, via the exons ATGAGTCTGGGTATCATGGAAGAGGAAGACCTGGCTGAGTACTTTCGGCTGCAGTATGGAGAGCGCCTACTGCAATTGCTGCA GAAGTTCCCCAATGCTGATGAGCAGTCAGATTCCCCATCCATCCAgctattggaaaagaaaaaggaagctaAGATCATGCACCATGCCATGGAACAGAAGAAGGAG ACATTTAAGCGTAGAATGGAAACCCTGAACCTGCGCTGGGAGGAACTGGGAGTCAAGGAAGAACAGCTGAAGGCCCATATCCAGAAGTTTGAGCAGTTCATCCAG GAAAATGACCAGAAACGGATCCGTGCCCTGAAGAAAGCCAACAAGGAGCGGGAACTCAAAAGGCAGCGCCTACGGGAGCTGGCTAAGGCCAAGCAGGAGATGGCCGCCCTGCGGCTAGAGCACCAGCGGCTGAGCGTCAAACTGCAGAACTACTCCATCTTCAACAAGTACCTGGAGAAGGTGGTGGAGAACTCCGAG GAATCTCGCTGGGCACACATCCAGAATACAGCGGCCAAGAAGACCCTCTTGCTTGGCACCATTAAGATGGCAACGCTGAACCTGTTCCAGATTGTGAGCAGGCAGCTGAAGGAGACCGCCCAAGTGTCCCTGGAGGACACTCACAAACAGCTGGACATG ATCCAGCAGTTTATCCAAGACCTGTCAGACATCTGGGCAGAGGTGAAGAGGAAGGAACAGCAGCAAATCCGGGTGTAA
- the Ccdc42 gene encoding coiled-coil domain-containing protein 42 isoform X1 codes for MSLGIMEEEDLAEYFRLQYGERLLQLLQKFPNADEQSDSPSIQLLEKKKEAKIMHHAMEQKKETFKRRMETLNLRWEELGVKEEQLKAHIQKFEQFIQENDQKRIRALKKANKERELKRQRLRELAKAKQEMAALRLEHQRLSVKLQNYSIFNKYLEKVVENSEFEEIHEVIARYKTLVSMHHDLMQSAQESQEKIERAKARLARYMEEKDDEILQHNNELARLQMRFDRARSDVIIWESRWAHIQNTAAKKTLLLGTIKMATLNLFQIVSRQLKETAQVSLEDTHKQLDMIQQFIQDLSDIWAEVKRKEQQQIRV; via the exons ATGAGTCTGGGTATCATGGAAGAGGAAGACCTGGCTGAGTACTTTCGGCTGCAGTATGGAGAGCGCCTACTGCAATTGCTGCA GAAGTTCCCCAATGCTGATGAGCAGTCAGATTCCCCATCCATCCAgctattggaaaagaaaaaggaagctaAGATCATGCACCATGCCATGGAACAGAAGAAGGAG ACATTTAAGCGTAGAATGGAAACCCTGAACCTGCGCTGGGAGGAACTGGGAGTCAAGGAAGAACAGCTGAAGGCCCATATCCAGAAGTTTGAGCAGTTCATCCAG GAAAATGACCAGAAACGGATCCGTGCCCTGAAGAAAGCCAACAAGGAGCGGGAACTCAAAAGGCAGCGCCTACGGGAGCTGGCTAAGGCCAAGCAGGAGATGGCCGCCCTGCGGCTAGAGCACCAGCGGCTGAGCGTCAAACTGCAGAACTACTCCATCTTCAACAAGTACCTGGAGAAGGTGGTGGAGAACTCCGAG TTCGAGGAGATCCACGAGGTGATCGCACGCTACAAGACGTTGGTGAGCATGCACCATGATCTCATGCAGTCAGCTCAGGAGAGCCAGGAGAAGATAGAGCGTGCCAAGGCGCGACTGGCACGCTACATGGAGGAAAAGGATGATGAGATTCTCCAGCACAACAATGAGCTGGCGCGGCTGCAGATGCGCTTTGACCGGGCCCGCAGCGATGTCATCATCTGG GAATCTCGCTGGGCACACATCCAGAATACAGCGGCCAAGAAGACCCTCTTGCTTGGCACCATTAAGATGGCAACGCTGAACCTGTTCCAGATTGTGAGCAGGCAGCTGAAGGAGACCGCCCAAGTGTCCCTGGAGGACACTCACAAACAGCTGGACATG ATCCAGCAGTTTATCCAAGACCTGTCAGACATCTGGGCAGAGGTGAAGAGGAAGGAACAGCAGCAAATCCGGGTGTAA